A DNA window from Deinococcus sedimenti contains the following coding sequences:
- a CDS encoding single-stranded DNA-binding protein, whose amino-acid sequence MAEPHRVRDALRASMTAWATLTVRDDQARVTLAPDLDVLAPQLDAIDPGWSLTWACDHPAPPIVRARLSVLGATREGLATAHTLPDAKLAALADLARAYGVTPTSDPVWVEYDPDDGANTSELETDTPTPPPTIDRPLPPQPPRDPQMEKARRHIEDLLEQLKVAGRGGEAARILMRGYGETLEESRAIYKDLHALLKG is encoded by the coding sequence ATGGCCGAACCTCACCGCGTGCGCGACGCCCTGCGCGCCAGCATGACCGCCTGGGCCACCCTGACCGTCCGGGACGACCAGGCCCGCGTGACCCTCGCCCCCGACCTCGACGTGCTCGCCCCGCAGCTCGACGCGATCGACCCCGGCTGGAGCCTCACCTGGGCGTGCGACCACCCCGCGCCGCCCATCGTCCGCGCCCGCCTGAGCGTCCTGGGCGCCACCCGCGAGGGACTGGCCACCGCGCACACCCTGCCCGACGCCAAGCTGGCCGCACTGGCCGACCTCGCCCGCGCGTACGGCGTCACGCCCACCAGCGACCCCGTCTGGGTGGAGTACGACCCGGACGACGGCGCGAACACCAGCGAACTGGAAACCGACACGCCCACCCCACCCCCCACCATCGACCGCCCGCTACCCCCCCAGCCGCCCCGCGACCCGCAGATGGAAAAAGCCCGGCGGCACATCGAGGATCTGCTAGAGCAGCTGAAAGTCGCCGGGCGCGGCGGGGAGGCCGCCCGCATCCTCATGCGCGGCTACGGCGAGACGCTGGAAGAAAGCCGCGCCATCTACAAGGATCTCCACGCGCTCCTGAAAGGCTGA
- a CDS encoding metallophosphoesterase gives MRKFIAFGDVHADFDLLWTALRAASCATLDGLPTPPVQAGMFQVILIGDLVHPKNDRDYARLIGLPRFDHKNPDHLFLAAREQIRHLERLKAYQDAAPHAVHIILGNHDDAVLNTSYVLGTSGGMVHVEFDPDHGGLILPEHLAAWMRSFPREIRVGTVQFAHVSPLPAHAHYDDLFYADHAPKRWFRESPEYVRRAGLDYGVYGHTQIDGGILLDEENSLAMIDALHSREYLELLLDPGQEHPVKNVRAVPF, from the coding sequence ATGCGTAAATTCATCGCTTTCGGAGACGTCCACGCCGACTTCGACCTCCTGTGGACCGCGCTGCGCGCCGCCAGCTGCGCCACCCTGGACGGCCTGCCCACCCCACCCGTCCAGGCCGGCATGTTCCAGGTCATCCTGATCGGCGACCTCGTGCACCCGAAGAACGACCGCGACTACGCCCGCCTGATCGGCCTGCCCCGCTTCGACCACAAGAACCCGGACCACCTGTTCCTCGCCGCGCGCGAACAGATCCGCCACCTGGAACGACTCAAGGCGTACCAGGACGCCGCGCCCCACGCCGTGCACATCATCCTCGGGAACCACGACGACGCCGTCCTGAACACCAGTTACGTGCTGGGCACCAGCGGCGGCATGGTCCACGTGGAATTCGACCCGGACCACGGCGGCCTGATCCTCCCCGAGCACCTCGCCGCGTGGATGCGCAGCTTCCCCCGCGAGATCCGCGTCGGCACCGTCCAGTTCGCGCACGTCTCCCCGCTGCCCGCCCACGCGCACTACGACGACCTGTTCTACGCCGACCACGCCCCCAAACGCTGGTTCCGCGAATCCCCCGAGTACGTCCGCCGGGCCGGACTCGACTACGGCGTGTACGGCCACACCCAGATCGACGGCGGCATTCTCCTCGACGAGGAGAACAGCCTCGCCATGATCGACGCGCTGCACTCCCGCGAGTACCTGGAACTGCTGCTCGACCCCGGCCAGGAACACCCCGTGAAGAACGTCCGCGCCGTCCCCTTCTGA